The genomic segment CCTTGTCGTCATTATGGCGATAATGGCGATAGTCAACGGCGGCGGTTCCGCGGCACCTGTTGCAGTCCTGTTCGGAACACCGCTGACCTCCACCGTGCTCCTGCTGTTTGTCGTTGTGCTCCTGATGATACCGGCATCACAGGCAGGCTTCATCTTCTTTGTTTGGAACCTTAGTAAGGAGGCCGCACAATGAACGCAACAGTCTCATCTTACGTTGATCTCAAGCCGCTGATGAACGTAAGGAAGGATCTGGGCAAGCAGATACTCGCTGTCTCGGTAGCAACAATGTTCATTTTCCTGCTCATCGGCATCGTAGGTGCCATGAACAGCCAGAATTACTTGGGATTCGGTTTTCTTGACTGGATTGTGCTGGCGCTGGCAGTAATGACCGGACCGTACGGTATCTATGCAAGCATGCAGGTCAGGAAAATCGCACTGATTGAAGAAAGGGTGCCGGATTTCCTCAGGGATGTTGCGGAGGCTGGACGATTCGGAATGACACTGGCGCAGGCCATCCTCATTGCATCTTCGGGAAAGTACGGAAAACTCACGCCTGAGATCAGAAGGATGTCCGCACAGATTGACTGGGGGGTTCCGGCGACAGAGGCAATCAGGATGTTCTCCGAAAGGATGAACAGCGCACTGATAACAAGAATTTCAAACATAATCATCAAGGCAAGTGACGCGGGAGGGAATGTTTCAGATGTACTGAACATGGTTGCGCACGATGCAAGAGAGAGGATACTCGACAGAAAGGAACGGACAATTGCAATGAGCACATACATGGTTGTAATCTACATATCATTTGCAGTGTTCCTTGCAACCATATTCATACTCGAGGCAACATTCATACCCGAGATAAAGAAGGCAGGCACGCAGCTCCAGAATGCCGGGGGGGTCCTCACCACAAGCGGCATATCGCAGGTCAATGTCCTGGCAATAGGACCGGTAACACTCGCGTTCTACATAGCAGTCATTGTTCATGCAACAGGTGACGGTATTATGGCTGGAGTAATACAGGACGGGAAGATTACGAACGGAATGAGGCACAGCGCCATCATGCTTGTAATCGGGCTTGTCTTCATGCATTTCCTGCTGGGGGTCTGAGAAATGGTAAGCGCGGAAGAGCAGAAACAGCAGGAAGAGGAACAGCAGAAAAGACACATGGGAATGAAATCCAGATACATCCGTTTCCTGAATTCCCTCGGAAACAAGCCCGTGCGTGTCAGGATAACCGAGGAAGAATTTAAGGAAGGACGCAACGAGAAAATAACCCCGGTTCCGCTGATTAACGAGAAGACGGTGGAAGAGGTGGAGCTCATACCTCTGAAGGAGCCCTATTCTTACGCACGCATAAAGTACGACACCATACCGAATGAATACATATACGAGCTCATAGAACCCCCGCTATCCCTGGATGAGCGCAGCGTACTGACTAAACTGAAGGAAGCGCTGGTCTCGACGCTCAACTTGTCCGAACAGGATGAAAAGGAGGAGAGGGAAAAGGTTCTCAAAAAGGCAACCCTTGAAGTAATGCGTGCCCTCGATATTTCACTCAACCCCATATCAATGGAGAGAATATTCTATTACCTGAGCAGGGATTTGGTCGGACTGGGCACAATAGAGGGCGTTATGCTCGACAGCAACGTGGAGGACGTTTCCTGCGACGGCGTCAACATACCGCTGTTCATTTTCCACAGGAAATACGGCTCAATAAAGTCGAACATCAGATTTGAGAAGGAGACCGACCTCGATGCATTTGTTGTCTGGCTTGCACAGCGCTCTGGGAAGACCATATCGGTGGCAAACCCGATGCTGGACGCCACGCTTCCAGACGGCTCAAGGCTGAATGCGACACTGGGAAAGCATGTTACAAAGAAGGGCTCCTCGTTTACAATCAGGCGGTTCAAGGACGACCCGTTCACACCGATAGACCTCGTTCGCTTCAAGACAATGAGCATCGAGATGATGGCCTATCTCTGGCTCTGTATAGAATATGGCAGCTCGATGATGGTCTGCGGAGGTACAGCAAGCGGCAAGACCACTACACTCAATGCTGTTCTGCTCTTCATACCGCCGCAGATGAAGATAATAAGCATCGAGGACACCAGGGAGCTTAACCTTCCGCACGAGAACTGGATTGCATCCGTGACAAGGGAAGGTTTTGGCGGCAAGTCTTCAGGCCAGATGGCCGGAGCTGTTGACATGTTCGACCTGCTGACCGCAGCAATGAGACAGAGACCCCAGTACCTGATGGTGGGAGAAGTCAGGGGCAAGGAGGCGTATGTGGTGTTTCAGGCAATGGCCACAGGCACAAT from the Candidatus Sysuiplasma jiujiangense genome contains:
- a CDS encoding type II/IV secretion system ATPase subunit; protein product: MVSAEEQKQQEEEQQKRHMGMKSRYIRFLNSLGNKPVRVRITEEEFKEGRNEKITPVPLINEKTVEEVELIPLKEPYSYARIKYDTIPNEYIYELIEPPLSLDERSVLTKLKEALVSTLNLSEQDEKEEREKVLKKATLEVMRALDISLNPISMERIFYYLSRDLVGLGTIEGVMLDSNVEDVSCDGVNIPLFIFHRKYGSIKSNIRFEKETDLDAFVVWLAQRSGKTISVANPMLDATLPDGSRLNATLGKHVTKKGSSFTIRRFKDDPFTPIDLVRFKTMSIEMMAYLWLCIEYGSSMMVCGGTASGKTTTLNAVLLFIPPQMKIISIEDTRELNLPHENWIASVTREGFGGKSSGQMAGAVDMFDLLTAAMRQRPQYLMVGEVRGKEAYVVFQAMATGTIAYSTFHADDLSAMIHRMESEPINLPRSLMTALNIMLLQGQVKVGTKMTRRVKSLTEIVGLDPETNEIIYNSVFNWNPADDRFHFSGHSYIFEKIRLSRGWSPRQMENEMRRRVLVLEYMRKKNYNNYKKVASLISAYYRDPDRTTEMIEKELTDVGQPGGQGQPGQPTTKA
- a CDS encoding type II secretion system F family protein; protein product: MNATVSSYVDLKPLMNVRKDLGKQILAVSVATMFIFLLIGIVGAMNSQNYLGFGFLDWIVLALAVMTGPYGIYASMQVRKIALIEERVPDFLRDVAEAGRFGMTLAQAILIASSGKYGKLTPEIRRMSAQIDWGVPATEAIRMFSERMNSALITRISNIIIKASDAGGNVSDVLNMVAHDARERILDRKERTIAMSTYMVVIYISFAVFLATIFILEATFIPEIKKAGTQLQNAGGVLTTSGISQVNVLAIGPVTLAFYIAVIVHATGDGIMAGVIQDGKITNGMRHSAIMLVIGLVFMHFLLGV